A part of Haliotis asinina isolate JCU_RB_2024 chromosome 10, JCU_Hal_asi_v2, whole genome shotgun sequence genomic DNA contains:
- the LOC137298406 gene encoding costars family protein ABRACL-like: MNVEHEIGLLKEEIKRLGSPGPDGNVQVTFGVLFKDDRCANIFEALVGTLKAAKKRKIVSYDGELLLQGVHDHVQIVLLQE, translated from the exons ATGAATGTAGAGCATGAAATAGGGCTTCTGAAAGAGGAAATCAAAAGATTAGGAAGTCCAG GTCCTGATGGAAATGTGCAGGTTACATTTGGAGTCCTTTTCAAGGATGATAGATGTGCTAATATATTTGAGGCCCTGGTCGGAACCCTCAAGGCGGCAAAGAAGAGGAAGATCGTAAGCTATGATGGGGAACTTCTGCTGCAAGGTGTTCATGACCATGTACAAATTGTACTTCTACAAGAGTGA